The DNA window CGCAAACATTCACGAATCCGTGACTCCTCGTTCCAGGTAATGATTACGACCGAGACAGGGAGTTTTCCGTCTCTTCCTTCCACGGGATAGTCTCCTTGGTTTTGTCAGGACTCCACAATGCCACTTGAGCAGAATGCAGACTCTTGATCCCCTTAAGGGTGGAAATATGGGCGGGCACATCCGAATAGGCCCAATCATACGGTTTCTTGCGTTTGCTGAGAATTCTCCAAGGGTAGTAGAGCCTGGCCCACACCGCAGGTACCCCGTAAGGCCCCACATTGGCGTGCTCCCTCAAACCTAAGGCATCAAAGAGCTGGTGACGGTTCCATTTCCGGCTTTGCGGGTAAAAGACATGCACATAAGCATTCTGGCGGGCCCATTCCACGGCCCGGCTCAGCACAAGCTTCATGGATTCCGGATCTGTGGCAGGATCAGAGTCGCAATACCATGCAATGCGCACGGGCTTGCCCCACTTTTTCCAAAAGCGTTGCTGATTCTCCCTAAAAAGCTGCTCTTTTTCGGGCATGAGCTTAAAGGACTTGTGTTCGTGATGGAATACATAGGAAGCCGAGGCCACGACACAACGAAATCCGGCCATTGTTGCGCGCCGGCAATAATCAGTGTCCTCAAAAAATATCCGGTTCATCCCCGTGTCCAACACGCCGATCTTGTCCAGGACTGCCCGCGAAATCGTCATGGCAAATCCGATGCACTCACCCACCTCCACATAATGCCCGTGTTTAGAAGCCAAGCTACGGCCGTAATCGTCCAAGGACATGCCCTCGGGAGGAAATTCTCCGAAGGTGCTGCTCGCAGGGTTGACGATTCCGATTTCGGGGGAACTTTCGGCTACGGCCAGCATTTCGCGCATCCAACCCGGAGTCACCAACGTGTCGTTATTCAGCAAACACACATAGGGGCCGGTGGACTCGTTCATCCCCCGGTTCATTCCTCCCA is part of the Candidatus Omnitrophota bacterium genome and encodes:
- a CDS encoding glycosyltransferase family 2 protein, whose protein sequence is MASPSPGDFSPVCDVVLLTWNQLELLQPCVESILKNTTVPIRLMIVDNGSEAPTKEYLSRVKGNDLVRIEVLTNESNLGFVGGMNRGMNESTGPYVCLLNNDTLVTPGWMREMLAVAESSPEIGIVNPASSTFGEFPPEGMSLDDYGRSLASKHGHYVEVGECIGFAMTISRAVLDKIGVLDTGMNRIFFEDTDYCRRATMAGFRCVVASASYVFHHEHKSFKLMPEKEQLFRENQQRFWKKWGKPVRIAWYCDSDPATDPESMKLVLSRAVEWARQNAYVHVFYPQSRKWNRHQLFDALGLREHANVGPYGVPAVWARLYYPWRILSKRKKPYDWAYSDVPAHISTLKGIKSLHSAQVALWSPDKTKETIPWKEETENSLSRS